The uncultured Desulfovibrio sp. genome segment CACATGCCCAGGTGTATCAATGAGGTTGAGTTCATACACCTGCCCGTTCTGCGCCGTGTAGGGGATGCGCACGGATTGGGCCTTGATGGTGATGCCCCGTTCCCGTTCCAGGTCCATTTTATCCAGATACTGCTGGCGCGCCTCCCGCTTGCTGACAACCTGGGTCAGCTCAAGAATACGGTCGGCCAAGGTGGATTTGCCATGGTCGATGTGGGCGATAATGCAAAAATTGCGGATATTTTCCTGGTTGGGCATGATCATGTCCTGAGAAACTGGATTGGTTGGCGGCGAATTTTCCGCGTTGAACCTGTATTAATATCCAAGATTCGTGCGGAAGTCTATTTTTGCAAGGCGAGAATTCTTGGCAGAATGCCGATTTCAGCCCGAGTCACTGTGGATTGTCAGGTCGGGCAGATGAAAATGCCGGAGCGGGGAGATTGAAGGCACAACAGACAGAACAGATGGACTTTTAGGAAAAAGCAAAGCCGCAGCAGCGCGGACGTTTCCACGCTGCTGCGGCCCAACAAATCTGAAAATTGGTAGCTCAGCGGAGCTGGGCCAGTTGCAAGCGCACAACTGCGCGTTGCAGAGCGGCTTCAGCGCGGACAATGTCCACCTTTTCGTCATGGCTGGTAATGCGCTTTTCAGCGCGTTCCTTGGCTGCCATGGCGCGAGCGGTGTCGATGCTGTCCGCCATCTCTGCCGATTCGGCCAGCACGGTGAGCACATCGTTGTTCACATCGGCGAAACCGCCGGAGATGAAAACGTGCCCATCTTTGCCGTCAGCGCGGTAGCGCAGGCCGCCGATCTTCAGGGCAGAAAGCAGGGAAACGTGCTTGGGCAGCACGCCGAATTCGCCCTCAATTCCTGGGCAGACGGCCATTTCCACTTCGCCGCTGACCACGGTTTTGTCCGGCGTAACCACTTCAAGTTGCAGCGTGCCCATAGGTACTCCTTCGCTCCTGATATACGCAGATGGCCGGGTTCGGGTCGCGCCTCTTACAAGGCGCGACCCAGAACCTCAAAGCGTTGCGATTAACGCCTTACTTCTCTTCCTGCAGCTTGCGCTGTTCGTACTTGGCAACGGCCTGTTCAATGCCGCCCAGCATGTAGAAGTCGCCTTCCGCCATGTGGTCGTATGCGCCGTCCAGAATGCCCTTGAAGCCCTTGATGGTGTCTTCAAGCTTCACATACTGGCCAGGGGTGCCGGTGAAGGTTTCGGCCACATGGAAGGGCTGCGAGAGGAAGCGCTGAATGCGGCGCGCACGCGCAACGGTCAGCTTGTCTTCGTCAGACAGTTCGTCCATGCCGAGGATGGCGATGATGTCCTGAAGTTCTTTGTACTTCTGGAGCACCATCTGCACACGACGGGCCACCATGTAGTGATCATCGCCCACAACGTTGGGGTCGAGGATGCGCGAGGTGGAGTCGAGCGGGTCCACGGCGGGGTAGATGCCAAGTTCTGCGATCTGGCGGGAAAGCACGAGCGTTCCGTCCAAGTGCGAGAACGTGGTGGCCGGGGCCGGGTCAGTCAAGTCGTCAGCAGGGACGTAAACGGCCTGCACCGACGTGATTGAACCGTTGTTGGTCGAGGTGATGCGTTCCTGCAAGGCACCAAGGTCAGTACCCAGGGTGGGCTGATAACCCACGGCCGAGGGCATGCGGCCAAGCAGAGCGGACACTTCGGAACCAGCCTGCGTGAAACGGAAGATGTTGTCGATGAAGAGCAACACGTCCTGATGTTCTTCATCACGGAAGTATTCCGCGCAAGCAAGGGCCGTAAGGGCCACGCGGGCACGGGCTCCCGGAGGTTCGTTCATCTGACCGTACACAAGCGTAGCGCGTTCCAGAACGCCTGCGTCCTTGAGTTCGTGGTACAAGTCGTTGCCTTCACGGGTGCGTTCACCCACGCCCGCGAAAACCGACGAACCGCCGTGCTGCTTGGCGATGTTGTTGATCATCTCCATCAG includes the following:
- the atpD gene encoding F0F1 ATP synthase subunit beta codes for the protein MSKNIGKVVQVIGAVVDVEFSDGNLPSIFTALEITNPNNSDAPSLICEVAQHLGDNVVRTIAMDATEGLVRGMDAVDTGNPIMVPVGKAAVGRILNVIGRPVDELGPVNAEKYYPIHRPAPKFTDLNTKVELLETGIKVVDLLVPFPKGGKMGLFGGAGVGKTVILMEMINNIAKQHGGSSVFAGVGERTREGNDLYHELKDAGVLERATLVYGQMNEPPGARARVALTALACAEYFRDEEHQDVLLFIDNIFRFTQAGSEVSALLGRMPSAVGYQPTLGTDLGALQERITSTNNGSITSVQAVYVPADDLTDPAPATTFSHLDGTLVLSRQIAELGIYPAVDPLDSTSRILDPNVVGDDHYMVARRVQMVLQKYKELQDIIAILGMDELSDEDKLTVARARRIQRFLSQPFHVAETFTGTPGQYVKLEDTIKGFKGILDGAYDHMAEGDFYMLGGIEQAVAKYEQRKLQEEK
- a CDS encoding F0F1 ATP synthase subunit epsilon; this encodes MGTLQLEVVTPDKTVVSGEVEMAVCPGIEGEFGVLPKHVSLLSALKIGGLRYRADGKDGHVFISGGFADVNNDVLTVLAESAEMADSIDTARAMAAKERAEKRITSHDEKVDIVRAEAALQRAVVRLQLAQLR